From the genome of Geoglobus ahangari, one region includes:
- a CDS encoding tRNA uridine(34) 5-carboxymethylaminomethyl modification radical SAM/GNAT enzyme Elp3, protein MTAEALREMAVEIAKLGRADKREVARIKKSVAKRYGLRSIPSDADVLKAVKGEPLYDLLRDILRIKPVRTISGVAVVSVMTSPAPCPHGRCIPCPGGVEFNTPQSYIGFEPAAQRGRQHNYDAFDQVMARLRELREIGHEVDKVEIIVMGGTFPAREREYKERFILGIYSALNSFESEVRRYGDLEEAKRDNERARARCVGMTFETRPDYAREEHIIEMLRFGGTKVELGVQSIYDDVLEGIQRGHGVQDVVDATKRLRDSAFKVGYHIMPGLPGSDFRRDLKMFRTLFENPDFRPDYLKIYPTLVVRGTKLYEMYERGEYRPYTTDEVVELIARAKRYIPEYVRIQRIQRDIPVDRAIGLDKGNIRQLVHERLREMGYSCRCIRCREAGHKLGGYVEEDFEEVVREYEASDGKEFFISFEDPSREVLVGFIRLRFPDRPFIDVLEDAALIRELHVYGKAVGIGLKDERAFQHRGFGERLLSLAEEIARERYDRIAVISGVGVREYYRRHGYAREFEYMVKRL, encoded by the coding sequence ATGACCGCTGAAGCCCTCAGAGAGATGGCGGTGGAGATCGCGAAACTCGGAAGAGCTGACAAGCGTGAGGTGGCAAGGATAAAGAAGAGTGTGGCCAAGAGGTACGGGCTAAGAAGCATCCCATCAGACGCAGACGTGTTAAAAGCGGTCAAAGGGGAGCCTCTCTACGATCTTCTCAGAGATATTCTCAGGATCAAGCCTGTCAGAACGATAAGCGGCGTCGCTGTTGTGAGCGTCATGACCTCTCCAGCCCCATGCCCACACGGCAGGTGCATTCCCTGCCCGGGAGGCGTGGAGTTCAACACCCCGCAGAGCTACATCGGCTTTGAGCCTGCCGCTCAGAGAGGGAGGCAGCACAACTACGATGCCTTCGATCAGGTCATGGCGAGGCTTAGAGAGCTCAGGGAGATTGGACACGAGGTGGACAAGGTTGAGATAATCGTGATGGGGGGAACGTTTCCGGCGAGGGAGAGGGAGTACAAGGAGCGCTTCATCCTCGGAATCTACTCGGCCCTGAACAGCTTTGAAAGCGAGGTCAGGAGGTATGGCGACCTCGAGGAGGCGAAGAGGGACAACGAGAGGGCAAGGGCGAGATGCGTGGGCATGACGTTCGAGACAAGGCCGGATTATGCAAGAGAGGAGCACATAATCGAGATGCTCAGGTTTGGAGGGACGAAGGTCGAGCTCGGAGTTCAGAGTATATACGACGACGTTCTCGAGGGGATCCAGAGGGGGCACGGAGTTCAGGACGTCGTTGATGCGACGAAGAGGCTGAGGGACTCTGCGTTCAAGGTTGGGTACCACATAATGCCCGGGCTGCCGGGCTCAGACTTCAGGAGAGACCTGAAAATGTTCAGGACGCTCTTCGAAAACCCGGACTTCAGGCCGGACTACCTGAAGATCTACCCCACACTCGTCGTTAGGGGCACGAAGCTCTACGAGATGTATGAGAGGGGCGAGTACAGGCCATACACAACTGATGAGGTTGTGGAGCTTATAGCGAGGGCGAAGAGGTACATACCCGAGTACGTCAGGATTCAGCGAATACAGCGCGACATTCCGGTTGACAGGGCCATAGGGCTCGACAAGGGGAACATCAGGCAGCTCGTGCATGAAAGGCTTAGGGAAATGGGATACTCGTGCAGATGCATAAGGTGCAGGGAAGCTGGTCACAAACTCGGAGGTTATGTGGAAGAGGACTTTGAGGAGGTCGTAAGGGAGTATGAGGCCAGTGACGGGAAGGAGTTCTTCATATCTTTCGAGGATCCGTCCCGGGAGGTGCTTGTGGGGTTCATAAGGCTGAGGTTCCCTGACAGGCCGTTCATAGACGTGCTTGAAGATGCGGCACTGATAAGGGAGCTTCACGTTTACGGGAAGGCGGTTGGAATTGGCCTGAAGGATGAAAGGGCATTTCAGCATCGCGGATTTGGAGAGAGACTGCTGAGCCTGGCAGAGGAGATTGCGAGGGAGAGGTACGACAGGATTGCGGTCATAAGCGGTGTGGGGGTGAGGGAGTACTACAGGAGGCACGGATACGCAAGGGAGTTCGAGTACATGGTGAAGAGGCTGTGA
- a CDS encoding AMP-binding protein produces MAGWPTYSYAVRNLPEEMAKADTVKEAVEAAARRKGSDTYAIFADTGERMSYGELNRDASRIGNALMDLGVKKGDRVALYLRNSLDYLRCIYACAKIGAIEVPVNWFYRELDARHVIGNSESSTIIVEEDLLPIVESIKDKLPHLERIIVRGDSSEYTTLDQLDGSSRNPEVSVSKDDPMAIIYTSGTTGLPKGAVLSNYSYTLSAKAITLWMIGEEDNDYTGLPLFHINAQIYSSLGMMFAGGKITLRSIFSASKFWEDVSNYGATAFNLLGSMANILYALPPTEFERDNPAKYVIIGGMPKEIWLKFEERFGVEVLEGYSQTEEPLPCLNPPHPYKKIGSFGVPVFPDLGHEVKVVDETGKEVERGRVGELIRKSPAQMLGYWKDEERTAETIRNGWLYSGDFVTMDEDGYLYFVDRKKFIVRRSGENIASWEIEDVIKSHPKVQDVAVIPVLDELRGEEIKAFIRPKEGVEIKPEEIVEYMAGKVAYFKIPRYIEFVETFPYTPTGRIKKWQLKEEERGREDHGWDRDREIPDWRQRFGAR; encoded by the coding sequence TTGGCCGGATGGCCGACATACAGCTACGCGGTCAGAAACCTTCCTGAGGAGATGGCAAAAGCAGATACGGTAAAGGAGGCGGTTGAGGCTGCGGCGAGGCGTAAGGGCAGCGACACCTACGCAATTTTTGCGGATACCGGAGAGAGGATGAGCTACGGGGAGCTTAACAGGGATGCCAGCAGAATCGGGAACGCGCTGATGGATCTGGGCGTTAAAAAGGGGGACAGGGTCGCTCTATACCTCAGAAACTCTCTGGACTACCTCCGCTGCATTTATGCATGTGCCAAAATTGGGGCCATTGAAGTCCCGGTGAACTGGTTCTACAGGGAGCTTGACGCCAGACACGTAATCGGCAACAGCGAGTCCTCGACAATCATCGTCGAGGAAGACCTGCTCCCCATCGTGGAGAGCATAAAGGACAAGCTTCCTCACCTCGAGAGAATAATCGTTAGGGGGGACTCATCGGAGTACACGACTCTCGACCAGCTTGACGGCTCATCGAGGAATCCTGAAGTTAGCGTCTCAAAAGATGACCCGATGGCGATAATCTACACCTCGGGCACAACGGGGCTGCCAAAGGGTGCCGTGCTGTCCAACTACTCATATACCCTCTCAGCAAAGGCGATCACCCTGTGGATGATTGGCGAGGAGGATAACGACTACACCGGCTTACCTCTCTTCCACATCAACGCCCAGATCTACTCAAGCCTCGGCATGATGTTTGCGGGTGGAAAAATAACCCTGAGAAGCATTTTTTCAGCTTCAAAGTTCTGGGAGGATGTGTCGAATTATGGAGCAACCGCCTTCAACCTTCTTGGGTCGATGGCGAACATACTCTACGCTTTACCTCCTACAGAGTTCGAGAGGGACAATCCGGCAAAGTACGTGATAATAGGCGGGATGCCCAAGGAGATCTGGCTGAAGTTCGAGGAGAGGTTTGGGGTTGAGGTGCTCGAGGGGTACAGCCAGACCGAAGAGCCCCTGCCATGCCTGAACCCTCCACACCCCTACAAGAAGATAGGGAGCTTTGGAGTGCCCGTGTTCCCGGATCTGGGGCATGAGGTGAAGGTGGTTGACGAGACCGGAAAAGAGGTGGAGAGGGGAAGGGTTGGGGAGCTGATAAGGAAGAGCCCTGCCCAGATGCTGGGGTACTGGAAAGATGAGGAGAGGACGGCAGAGACGATCAGAAACGGGTGGCTCTACAGCGGGGACTTCGTCACGATGGACGAGGACGGCTACCTGTACTTCGTCGACCGCAAGAAGTTCATAGTCAGGAGGAGCGGGGAGAATATAGCCAGCTGGGAGATTGAGGATGTCATAAAGAGCCATCCAAAGGTTCAGGACGTGGCAGTCATTCCAGTCTTGGACGAGCTCAGGGGGGAGGAGATCAAGGCGTTCATCAGGCCAAAGGAGGGTGTGGAGATAAAGCCGGAGGAGATTGTGGAGTACATGGCGGGAAAGGTGGCGTACTTCAAGATCCCCCGCTACATAGAGTTCGTGGAGACTTTCCCCTACACTCCCACCGGCAGGATAAAGAAGTGGCAGCTCAAGGAAGAGGAGAGGGGGAGAGAGGATCATGGATGGGACAGGGACAGGGAGATACCGGACTGGAGGCAGAGGTTCGGGGCGAGGTGA
- a CDS encoding thiolase C-terminal domain-containing protein, which produces MRVGIVGIGMTSFGTHEEPFYNVAYEAARKALEDAEMERHEIDNVVLGGYDVSVGRTISNMYTAPAAGGYLKDEIRVSDDAAYALALAYMRIRSGIFDVAMVLGYGHCSETPMELVELLTLDPFFHRDLGLSYQMSYAMQSYTYKVRYDVEDEVSAEVVAEARKRALKYEYAHLKEEVTVDEVLSSEMAVFPLRKLELPPWSDGCIALILAEETVARRINPEPIWIEGLGWNTGNYYLGSRDLAELTSTRRAAQMAYRMVGCDARGVDAAEVMDLTPYHHLMSLEALGFAEDGEGKEVVKTGIPVNRSGGALCTNAHGTTGLFLTASLALQIREGADRGVTSAVSGYAAQNSIVTVLGAR; this is translated from the coding sequence TTGAGGGTCGGCATTGTTGGCATCGGCATGACCAGTTTTGGCACTCATGAAGAGCCCTTCTACAACGTCGCCTACGAGGCTGCCAGAAAGGCTCTGGAAGATGCTGAGATGGAGAGGCACGAGATAGACAACGTCGTTCTTGGAGGGTATGACGTCTCGGTGGGCAGAACGATCTCAAACATGTACACCGCACCGGCAGCAGGTGGCTACCTGAAGGACGAGATAAGGGTGAGCGACGATGCAGCATACGCTTTGGCCTTAGCGTACATGCGCATAAGATCCGGCATCTTCGACGTTGCGATGGTTCTGGGCTACGGCCACTGCTCTGAGACGCCGATGGAGCTGGTCGAGCTGCTCACTCTCGACCCCTTCTTCCATCGCGACCTCGGCCTTTCGTACCAGATGAGCTACGCAATGCAGAGCTACACCTACAAGGTGAGGTATGACGTTGAGGACGAGGTTTCGGCAGAGGTGGTGGCTGAAGCGAGGAAGAGGGCGTTGAAGTATGAGTACGCACACCTGAAGGAAGAGGTGACGGTCGATGAGGTTCTCAGCTCTGAAATGGCCGTGTTCCCGCTCAGAAAGCTTGAGCTACCACCATGGAGCGATGGATGCATTGCCCTGATTCTGGCCGAGGAGACGGTTGCGAGGAGGATAAACCCCGAGCCCATCTGGATCGAGGGACTGGGCTGGAACACTGGAAACTACTATCTGGGAAGCAGGGATCTGGCAGAGCTCACGTCAACCAGAAGGGCCGCTCAGATGGCATACAGAATGGTCGGGTGTGATGCCAGAGGTGTCGATGCTGCCGAGGTCATGGATCTCACCCCCTACCACCACCTGATGTCCCTCGAGGCACTGGGATTTGCTGAAGACGGCGAGGGAAAGGAGGTTGTGAAGACGGGCATCCCCGTTAACAGATCGGGAGGGGCGCTGTGCACCAACGCCCACGGCACCACAGGCTTATTCCTGACCGCAAGCTTGGCCCTGCAGATCAGGGAGGGAGCTGACAGGGGTGTCACCAGCGCCGTAAGCGGGTACGCTGCCCAGAACTCGATCGTGACTGTTCTCGGAGCGAGGTGA
- a CDS encoding thiolase family protein: MKRVAVVGVGQTRFRTRRDDKTHPELTREAVSRALDHAGISMEDVDAFVFGTMDPFDGINCPDRWSSTAAGFGKPFMKISTGGTTGLTTGIAAYQHVASGMFDVVVAVCTQRVGENVDAQPVLNTAVDPIYEGHSGVGAISVAAIQATAHMQRFGTTEEQMAWVSVKDHESALKNPYAHIRKRLSVEDVLSSPVISSPLKLYECCPRSDGSVAIVFASEERAKEIRDNPAWILAESSISDSYFVGDRPDLAVWDSLSIAGRRLYRLAGVDDPKRDIDVAELYSPFTIQEILELEALGFAEKGEGARLAEEGVTFADGDMPTNPSGGVLCTNPIGATGLVRLGEASLQVMGEASNQVDGAEVALAHAWGERCSSTP; this comes from the coding sequence ATGAAGAGGGTAGCTGTCGTGGGAGTTGGACAGACGAGGTTCAGAACCAGAAGGGACGACAAAACCCACCCGGAACTAACGCGAGAGGCGGTCTCAAGGGCATTGGACCACGCGGGCATCTCAATGGAAGACGTTGACGCCTTCGTCTTCGGAACGATGGATCCATTCGACGGGATAAACTGCCCAGATCGGTGGAGCTCCACAGCTGCAGGATTCGGAAAGCCATTCATGAAGATAAGTACAGGCGGAACCACAGGCCTGACGACCGGAATCGCTGCCTACCAGCACGTGGCAAGCGGAATGTTTGATGTTGTCGTTGCGGTTTGCACCCAGCGCGTGGGGGAGAATGTCGATGCCCAGCCTGTCCTGAACACTGCCGTAGACCCGATCTACGAGGGGCACTCCGGGGTTGGGGCCATAAGCGTCGCTGCAATACAGGCCACGGCCCACATGCAGAGGTTCGGCACAACCGAGGAGCAGATGGCGTGGGTTTCCGTGAAGGATCACGAGAGTGCCCTGAAAAACCCTTACGCCCACATCAGGAAGAGGTTGAGCGTCGAGGACGTGCTCTCCAGCCCCGTCATCTCCTCTCCCCTGAAGCTCTACGAGTGCTGTCCGAGGAGCGACGGCAGCGTGGCGATCGTCTTCGCATCCGAGGAGAGGGCGAAGGAGATCAGGGACAACCCGGCGTGGATTCTCGCCGAGTCTTCAATAAGCGACTCCTACTTCGTTGGCGACCGCCCGGATCTTGCGGTCTGGGATTCGCTGAGCATAGCTGGAAGGAGACTGTACAGGCTTGCAGGCGTGGACGATCCAAAGAGGGACATAGACGTTGCCGAGCTCTACTCCCCATTCACGATTCAGGAGATTCTCGAACTCGAGGCTCTGGGCTTCGCTGAAAAAGGAGAGGGTGCGAGGCTCGCTGAGGAGGGGGTTACCTTCGCTGACGGAGACATGCCCACAAATCCTTCAGGCGGGGTGCTCTGCACCAACCCCATAGGGGCCACCGGACTGGTGAGGCTCGGCGAGGCTTCACTTCAGGTTATGGGCGAGGCGAGCAATCAGGTCGACGGGGCTGAGGTTGCCTTAGCCCACGCATGGGGGGAACGCTGCAGTTCCACGCCCTAA
- a CDS encoding Zn-ribbon domain-containing OB-fold protein, whose translation MVLKIEAKWEIPYVHSAGEHATRFFEALKEKRILGVRCPRCGRVLVPPRAFCERCYVDTDEWVEVKDEGVIETLTINYARFTGLPEPPYAVGIVKLDGADTGMLAYLGGVDLSDWKKAHERLKIGTRVRAVWKDEPEGRITDILYFKPVEE comes from the coding sequence ATGGTTTTGAAGATCGAGGCGAAGTGGGAGATTCCCTACGTGCATTCCGCTGGTGAGCACGCGACGAGGTTCTTCGAGGCGCTCAAGGAGAAGAGGATTCTGGGGGTGAGGTGCCCCAGATGCGGAAGGGTGCTCGTGCCGCCAAGGGCCTTCTGCGAGCGCTGCTATGTCGATACAGACGAGTGGGTGGAGGTCAAGGACGAGGGGGTGATCGAAACCCTCACCATCAACTACGCCCGCTTTACAGGGCTGCCAGAACCCCCATATGCTGTGGGCATAGTGAAGCTCGACGGAGCGGACACGGGAATGCTGGCCTACCTCGGGGGCGTTGACCTCTCAGACTGGAAGAAGGCCCATGAGAGGCTTAAGATCGGGACGAGGGTCAGGGCGGTCTGGAAGGACGAACCAGAGGGCAGGATCACGGACATCCTCTACTTCAAACCTGTGGAGGAATGA
- a CDS encoding MaoC/PaaZ C-terminal domain-containing protein gives MTGMMGEGWYFEDYEVGREIKSSSRTVTEADIVNFAGITGDWNPIHTDEEFAKKSVFGRRVAHGTLTFAIMTGLFARLGIIERTIVAFYGVDRLRFVKPVFIGDTLTAVARIVDKEDRGNAGMIVMEASVVNQRGEVVLTGTVRFLVKKRGEVG, from the coding sequence ATGACGGGGATGATGGGGGAGGGCTGGTACTTCGAGGACTACGAGGTTGGAAGGGAGATCAAAAGCAGCTCGAGAACCGTAACCGAGGCAGACATCGTCAATTTTGCGGGGATAACCGGGGACTGGAACCCCATCCACACCGACGAGGAGTTCGCCAAGAAAAGCGTTTTCGGGAGGAGGGTGGCCCACGGAACGCTCACCTTCGCGATAATGACCGGACTGTTCGCCAGACTCGGGATCATCGAGAGGACGATCGTCGCATTCTACGGCGTTGACAGGCTTCGCTTTGTGAAGCCGGTCTTCATCGGGGACACGCTCACGGCTGTGGCGAGGATCGTGGACAAGGAAGATAGGGGAAATGCGGGCATGATCGTGATGGAGGCCAGCGTCGTTAACCAGCGCGGTGAGGTTGTCCTCACAGGCACCGTCAGGTTTCTTGTAAAGAAGCGTGGAGAGGTGGGCTGA
- a CDS encoding acyl-CoA dehydrogenase family protein, whose product MDFRLTEEQRMIADAAKDIARDFPPEYWREKDEKGEFAEEFWKAISRAGFVGIVIPEEYGGAGMGMTELLIAMEELCANGCGAGGVWYLVLTEVFGALPIVRYGNEEQKERYLPEIAKGRMEFCMALTEPNAGTNTLRIETHARKEGDEYVINGTKMFISGVDRAKGMLLVARTIPYSQAPKKTLGITLFLVDLPNKAVKWNPIPKHGINFSKTCEVSISDLRVGEDAILGEKDRGWYQVLDVLNPERMSAAAGAIGISRLAIGKAVEYSRQRRVFEDPIGSYQGLQFPLAESFATIKAAELMMFRAAWLYDNSASYKEIGDAANMAKLVAIENAIKAVYWAMQTFGGYGYTREYDVERWWREVNLLRLAPITQQMALNYVAEHILGMPRSYRG is encoded by the coding sequence ATGGACTTCAGGCTTACGGAAGAGCAGAGGATGATTGCAGACGCGGCGAAGGACATAGCGAGGGACTTTCCTCCAGAGTACTGGAGGGAGAAGGACGAGAAGGGTGAGTTCGCGGAGGAGTTCTGGAAGGCCATAAGCAGGGCTGGTTTTGTCGGCATAGTGATCCCCGAGGAGTACGGCGGAGCAGGAATGGGGATGACTGAACTGCTAATAGCGATGGAGGAGCTCTGCGCAAATGGCTGTGGAGCGGGGGGTGTGTGGTACCTCGTTCTGACAGAGGTCTTCGGTGCCCTGCCCATTGTTAGGTACGGAAACGAGGAGCAGAAGGAGAGGTACCTGCCGGAGATTGCGAAGGGCAGGATGGAGTTCTGCATGGCTCTGACCGAGCCGAACGCCGGCACGAACACGCTCAGGATAGAGACCCACGCAAGGAAGGAGGGGGATGAGTATGTGATCAACGGCACGAAGATGTTCATCAGCGGTGTTGACAGGGCAAAGGGTATGCTCCTCGTGGCAAGGACGATCCCCTACTCTCAGGCTCCGAAGAAGACGCTGGGAATAACTCTCTTTCTCGTCGATCTGCCCAACAAAGCCGTTAAGTGGAACCCCATACCCAAGCACGGAATAAACTTCTCGAAAACCTGCGAGGTCAGTATCTCCGACCTGAGAGTTGGAGAGGACGCGATACTGGGCGAGAAGGACAGGGGATGGTATCAGGTTCTCGACGTCCTCAACCCCGAGAGGATGAGTGCTGCAGCGGGAGCAATTGGCATATCCAGACTCGCCATAGGAAAAGCCGTGGAGTACTCGAGGCAGAGGAGGGTGTTTGAGGATCCCATCGGCAGCTATCAGGGACTGCAGTTTCCCCTCGCCGAGAGCTTCGCCACCATAAAGGCTGCGGAGCTGATGATGTTCAGGGCCGCGTGGCTGTACGACAACAGCGCCAGCTACAAGGAAATCGGAGATGCGGCGAACATGGCAAAGCTCGTTGCAATCGAGAACGCAATAAAAGCAGTCTACTGGGCGATGCAGACCTTCGGCGGTTATGGCTACACGAGGGAGTACGACGTTGAGAGGTGGTGGAGGGAGGTGAACCTGCTCCGTCTCGCCCCAATAACCCAGCAGATGGCTCTGAACTACGTGGCCGAGCACATTCTCGGAATGCCCAGAAGCTACAGGGGCTAA
- a CDS encoding CaiB/BaiF CoA transferase family protein, with amino-acid sequence MNEDYFGWTERLFDPEQTFLKPEALRGIRVLDLSQVLIGPETASLFAEFGAEVIKIEPPGMGELLRSVDIWSRFWKGHSQGVMWVQRNKYFFGLNLKHPKGKAIFYELVKQSDIVVENYVPGVMDELGVGYRQLREINPEIIYISISGFGQWGERWNWPSWDATAQAASGASAVSGYQERVPAKLPYYPGDMLGGAAAFMVGMAALYHRERTGEGQYIDVTQAENLARHLSFIWSYVAKKGEDWRRLGNRDASISPANAFKSADGRVVTITALTDGQFRGLCEAMGRAELAEDERFATLPARLRNRDELERIIEEWVSRTNSEEIVRLSAEHGFSAGVARNGMEVYQDEHLRARGSVWFYDDPMFGEMVAAGSPMKMSETPGRIKWSTHPVGYHNRYVLKTLLGFSDDEIEELEREGVIGYWADFIGRKPPEGVDPERDPIFMW; translated from the coding sequence ATGAACGAGGACTATTTTGGCTGGACTGAAAGGCTGTTCGATCCGGAGCAGACGTTTCTCAAGCCAGAAGCGCTCAGGGGAATCAGGGTTCTGGACCTCTCCCAGGTTCTGATAGGCCCCGAGACCGCGTCGCTCTTTGCAGAGTTCGGGGCAGAGGTCATCAAGATCGAGCCACCGGGGATGGGAGAATTGCTAAGGAGCGTTGACATCTGGTCCAGATTCTGGAAGGGGCACAGTCAGGGGGTGATGTGGGTTCAGAGGAACAAGTACTTCTTCGGGCTGAACCTCAAGCACCCCAAGGGAAAGGCCATCTTCTACGAGCTCGTCAAGCAGAGCGACATAGTTGTGGAGAACTACGTGCCGGGGGTTATGGACGAGCTGGGCGTTGGCTACAGGCAGCTCAGAGAGATCAATCCAGAGATCATCTACATCTCCATAAGCGGGTTCGGACAGTGGGGGGAGAGATGGAACTGGCCGAGCTGGGATGCTACGGCGCAGGCGGCGAGCGGAGCCTCTGCGGTCTCCGGCTATCAGGAGAGGGTTCCCGCAAAGCTCCCGTACTACCCCGGAGACATGCTCGGCGGGGCTGCAGCCTTCATGGTTGGGATGGCAGCACTCTACCACCGGGAGAGGACGGGCGAGGGCCAGTACATAGACGTAACCCAGGCAGAGAACCTCGCAAGGCATCTCAGCTTCATCTGGAGCTACGTGGCAAAGAAGGGAGAGGACTGGAGAAGGCTGGGGAACAGGGACGCGAGCATCTCTCCCGCAAACGCCTTCAAGTCCGCCGATGGAAGGGTTGTCACCATAACAGCCCTGACGGACGGGCAGTTCAGGGGGCTCTGCGAGGCGATGGGTAGAGCGGAGCTTGCAGAGGACGAGCGCTTCGCCACGCTTCCTGCGAGGCTCAGGAACAGGGACGAGCTGGAGAGGATCATCGAGGAGTGGGTGTCCAGAACTAACTCCGAGGAGATCGTCAGGCTCTCAGCAGAGCACGGCTTCTCAGCAGGCGTCGCAAGGAACGGGATGGAGGTGTATCAGGACGAGCATCTCAGGGCAAGGGGAAGCGTGTGGTTCTACGACGACCCGATGTTTGGTGAGATGGTCGCTGCTGGCTCGCCCATGAAGATGAGCGAGACTCCCGGCAGAATAAAGTGGTCAACGCACCCAGTTGGCTACCACAACCGCTACGTCCTGAAGACTCTGCTGGGGTTCAGCGACGACGAGATCGAGGAGCTGGAGAGGGAAGGGGTCATCGGGTACTGGGCCGACTTCATCGGCAGGAAGCCACCCGAGGGAGTTGACCCCGAGAGAGACCCCATCTTCATGTGGTGA
- the fhcD gene encoding formylmethanofuran--tetrahydromethanopterin N-formyltransferase has translation MKVNGVEVEETFAEAFDIKIARVLITAYDYDWAYVAANEATGFGTSVIMCPAEAGIEKKALPSETPDGRPGYYIQICHMSKKGLEQQLLARLGQCVLTAPTTAVFNGLPDAEEKFDTGNKLRFFADGFEKQVDVGGRKMWAIPMMEGDFLIENDIGYVNGIAGGNFFIMGETQPSALAAAKAAVQAIADVEGAITPFPGGIVASGSKVGANKYKFLNATTNEKFAPSIRGQVPDTQVPEGVKAIYEIVINGISIEAVKEATRVGIEAATKIPGVVKITAGNYGGKLGKHLIHLNELF, from the coding sequence ATGAAGGTAAACGGCGTTGAGGTTGAGGAGACTTTTGCAGAGGCCTTTGACATAAAGATTGCGAGGGTTTTGATCACGGCCTACGACTACGACTGGGCCTATGTAGCTGCAAATGAGGCAACCGGCTTTGGAACATCGGTCATCATGTGCCCGGCTGAGGCTGGAATCGAGAAGAAAGCTCTGCCCTCGGAAACCCCGGACGGCAGGCCGGGCTACTACATCCAGATCTGCCACATGAGCAAAAAAGGTCTGGAGCAGCAGCTGCTTGCGAGACTCGGGCAGTGCGTCCTCACCGCACCAACAACGGCCGTGTTCAACGGTCTGCCCGATGCGGAGGAGAAGTTCGACACGGGCAACAAGCTCAGGTTCTTCGCTGACGGGTTTGAGAAGCAGGTGGACGTTGGCGGAAGGAAGATGTGGGCAATTCCAATGATGGAGGGTGACTTCCTGATCGAGAACGACATTGGCTACGTGAACGGCATTGCGGGAGGAAACTTCTTCATAATGGGTGAGACCCAGCCCTCGGCTCTTGCCGCTGCGAAGGCCGCGGTTCAGGCCATCGCCGATGTTGAGGGAGCGATAACGCCCTTCCCGGGAGGAATCGTGGCGTCGGGCTCCAAGGTTGGGGCGAACAAGTACAAGTTCCTCAACGCCACGACAAATGAGAAGTTTGCGCCGAGCATAAGGGGGCAGGTTCCGGACACGCAGGTTCCCGAGGGGGTCAAGGCGATTTACGAAATCGTCATCAACGGAATAAGCATTGAGGCCGTGAAGGAGGCCACAAGGGTCGGAATTGAGGCGGCGACAAAGATTCCGGGAGTCGTGAAGATAACGGCAGGAAACTACGGTGGAAAGCTCGGAAAGCACCTCATCCATCTGAACGAGCTGTTCTAA